Proteins from one Oncorhynchus tshawytscha isolate Ot180627B linkage group LG16, Otsh_v2.0, whole genome shotgun sequence genomic window:
- the LOC112215595 gene encoding BMP and activin membrane-bound inhibitor homolog produces MDRHSSFISIWLQLELCAMAVLLTKGEIRCYCDAPHCVATGYMCKSDLNACFTKVLDPMNSNSPLTHGCLDPIANAADICSSKNTNALSEGLSMRECCHDDMCNYRGLHDLAHTRESTDHGRYQPESNNRHLVTRVQELASAKEVWFRAAVIAVPIAGGLILVLLIMLALRMLRSENKRLQDQRQQMLSRLHYSFHGHHTKKGHMAKLDLECMVPVTGHENCCLTCDKMRQADPGNDKILSLVHWGMYSGHGKLEFV; encoded by the exons ATGGATCGCCATTCCAGTTTCATTTCCATTTGGCTACAACTGGAACTCTGTGCCATGGCTGTTCTTCTCACTAAAG GAGAAATACGGTGTTACTGCGATGCCCCCCACTGCGTGGCCACGGGCTACATGTGTAAATCTGATCTAAACGCCTGTTTCACCAAGGTGCTGGACCCAATGAACTCTAACTCTCCCCTCACGCACGGGTGTCTAGATCCCATAGCGAATGCTGCCGACATATGCAGCTCTAAGAACACAAATGCCCTGAGTGAGGGTTTGTCTATGCGGGAGTGCTGTCACGACGACATGTGCAACTACAGAGGCCTTCACGACCTGGCTCACACCAGAGAATCAACAG ACCACGGCCGGTACCAGCCCGAGAGCAACAACCGTCACCTGGTCACGCGGGTACAGGAGCTGGCCTCGGCCAAAGAGGTGTGGTTCAGGGCAGCGGTGATCGCCGTGCCCATCGCTGGAGGCCTCATCTTGGTCCTCCTCATCATGCTGGCCTTACGGATGCTCCGCAGCGAGAACAAGCGGCTGCAGGACCAGAGACAGCAGATGCTGTCACGGCTCCACTACAGCTTCCACGGCCACCACACCAAGAAGGGCCACATGGCGAAGCTAGACCTGGAGTGTATGGTGCCCGTGACAGGACACGAAAACTGCTGCCTCACCTGTGACAAGATGAGACAGGCAGACCCGGGGAACGACAAGATACTGTCTCTGGTACACTGGGGGATGTACAGTGGGCATGGGAAGCTGGAGTTTGTATGA